Proteins encoded by one window of Lacerta agilis isolate rLacAgi1 chromosome 11, rLacAgi1.pri, whole genome shotgun sequence:
- the FXN gene encoding frataxin, mitochondrial isoform X1 — MWRPGAACAPLFSRVAARGRRRGGRWKEQEEAAVVAPPLRRSGCGFALLGRPDVQPHCLYGVLIVKSKSAQLQCARSAGTRIDKSSIDETTYEKLAEETLESLTDFFEELADKPFTPQDYDVSFSAGVLTVKLGGSMGTYVINKQTPNKQIWLSSPSSGPKRYDWTGKNWVYSHDGISLHELLAMEFSVALETKLDLSALAHAGRKRS; from the exons ATGTGGCGGCCGGGCGCGGCCTGCGCTCCTCTCTTCTCCCGGGTCGCGGCCCGGGGCCGGCGGAGAGGCGGGCGCtggaaggagcaggaggaggccgCGGTGGTGGCGCCTCCTCTCCGGAGAAGTGGCTGCGGCTTCGCTCTCCTGGGCCGGCCG GATGTGCAGCCGCATTGTTTATATGGTGTTCTCATAGTCAAATCCAAGAGTGCTCAACTGCAATGCGCAAGAAGTGCAGGAACTCGAATTGACAAAAG CTCAATAGATGAAACTACATATGAAAAGCTTGCTGAAGAAACCCTGGAGTCATTAACAGATTTCTTTGAGGAGCTGGCAGACAAGCCCTTTACTCCTCAAGATTATGATGTCTCATTTTCG GCTGGAGTATTAACAGTTAAATTGGGTGGAAGCATGGGAACATATGTGATCAACAAACAGACACCAAACAAACAGATATGGCTGTCCTCTCCAAGCAG TGGCCCGAAGCGTTATGACTGGACTGGAAAAAACTGGGTTTATTCTCATGATGGAATCTCTCTTCATGAACTACTTGCAATGGAATTTTCTGTTGCATTAGAAACCAAATTAGACTTATCAGCTCTAGCACATGCTGGAAGAAAACGTTCTTGA
- the FXN gene encoding frataxin, mitochondrial isoform X3, protein MWRPGAACAPLFSRVAARGRRRGGRWKEQEEAAVVAPPLRRSGCGFALLGRPDVQPHCLYGVLIVKSKSAQLQCARSAGTRIDKSSIDETTYEKLAEETLESLTDFFEELADKPFTPQDYDVSFSWPEAL, encoded by the exons ATGTGGCGGCCGGGCGCGGCCTGCGCTCCTCTCTTCTCCCGGGTCGCGGCCCGGGGCCGGCGGAGAGGCGGGCGCtggaaggagcaggaggaggccgCGGTGGTGGCGCCTCCTCTCCGGAGAAGTGGCTGCGGCTTCGCTCTCCTGGGCCGGCCG GATGTGCAGCCGCATTGTTTATATGGTGTTCTCATAGTCAAATCCAAGAGTGCTCAACTGCAATGCGCAAGAAGTGCAGGAACTCGAATTGACAAAAG CTCAATAGATGAAACTACATATGAAAAGCTTGCTGAAGAAACCCTGGAGTCATTAACAGATTTCTTTGAGGAGCTGGCAGACAAGCCCTTTACTCCTCAAGATTATGATGTCTCATTTTCG TGGCCCGAAGCGTTATGA
- the FXN gene encoding frataxin, mitochondrial isoform X2, translating into MWRPGAACAPLFSRVAARGRRRGGRWKEQEEAAVVAPPLRRSGCGFALLGRPDVQPHCLYGVLIVKSKSAQLQCARSAGTRIDKSSIDETTYEKLAEETLESLTDFFEELADKPFTPQDYDVSFSAGVLTVKLGGSMGTYVINKQTPNKQIWLSSPSSASH; encoded by the exons ATGTGGCGGCCGGGCGCGGCCTGCGCTCCTCTCTTCTCCCGGGTCGCGGCCCGGGGCCGGCGGAGAGGCGGGCGCtggaaggagcaggaggaggccgCGGTGGTGGCGCCTCCTCTCCGGAGAAGTGGCTGCGGCTTCGCTCTCCTGGGCCGGCCG GATGTGCAGCCGCATTGTTTATATGGTGTTCTCATAGTCAAATCCAAGAGTGCTCAACTGCAATGCGCAAGAAGTGCAGGAACTCGAATTGACAAAAG CTCAATAGATGAAACTACATATGAAAAGCTTGCTGAAGAAACCCTGGAGTCATTAACAGATTTCTTTGAGGAGCTGGCAGACAAGCCCTTTACTCCTCAAGATTATGATGTCTCATTTTCG GCTGGAGTATTAACAGTTAAATTGGGTGGAAGCATGGGAACATATGTGATCAACAAACAGACACCAAACAAACAGATATGGCTGTCCTCTCCAAGCAG TGCTAGTCACTGA